The sequence TCAATTTTAGCCTTTTGGTTATTGGtcatttcctgtttcttttttggtGACACCTGAGGAGTAATTCACAGATATGTCCAGGAATCTGTTAATCATAGATTGAAAcccaattatttaaaataatgcaaggcaatttttattgatgtttctctaaaccacatttttttccctatagtTTACTGGCAGATATAAGAAATTTTGCAAAAAACTGGGAACAGTGGGTTGTTTCCTCTTTGGAAAATCTACCAGAAAACCTGACGGATAAGAAACTTCCTATTGCACGAAGATTTGTTTCCTCCCTGAAACGACAAACATCATTTCTACACCTAGCACAGGTAAAGAGAATAAAACTACACAATTGTCCTGGttgcagctgggaaagagttaattttctttctagtgattcctgtgaaaggaatgtcaataatacctattgtttttagttgttgctaagtgatgtttacactattcaaggacttttttcagcttgccatagaagcatagacagaacgaTGGAacggccaatggaatattccatatctcggatgtcatgctcagtatataaatgagggTTAGCCAGGGGGCAGTAATCCACAGTCACTGCTCTGgacagtgccaattcactgggtgatgagagtgacctgtgtcatcattattattgttatttttccttttttgttattgttttcattaaactgtctttatcttaacccatgagatttttttccccctccctttcttctcctttttttccctcttcccccaccattcttgagggtggggaaaaaaggccGGGGcaggggcgtgtgtgtgtgtgtgtgagtgagcaggtgtgtggttctagctgctggttggggttaaaccacgacaacatCCAAAAAATTGTCAATTGCATTCAGTGCACTTTGCTGGCTATGAGatataatgcattattttttcaaGGTTCAACTTCAACCATGGAAGAATTACATCTTGTAATTTTAACCATGCAAGAAGGAAGCAGCCATAAATAGATCTGACTGAAACTTCAAAATTTTGTAgtagagaagaaagaaaggacCAAGGTTATAATGAACTACTATCCCGGGAACTTCTGGCAATCAAAGTGGAATATATGAGTATTTGTTTTAGTTCCAAATTGGAGAATATCAGATGACCCTTCTTGCCTAGGAAAGGTTCGCTGTCTTGTCCATGATGTCTTTTCTTATTGAGTTTTGACTCAAAGGACAACATGTGAGTGAGAGGTAGTTGAGGGGTCCAAGGCTGTGTTGGCAGGATACAGGTATCTGCAATTAGGAGGCACCTCCATGCAATGATCTGGTAAATTATACAAAAGGATACAATGCAATTTGTGGAAGTTAAGCGCTAACAGCTTGGGCTTTGAAGTAGTAGTCCTCAATAACTGCACATGCACCATATATTCATCTTGACTTAGTTTTCTCTTTCATAAATATTAAGACAAAAGTGGGTGACATCTTGAAGATGGTCTCATAGGAAGGCACATAAGACAAGCATTAGAAGTCTAATGGAAGGGAAACATTATCTCATTTGATCTACGAAAAACCCAGCCATGAcaagaaaattaaacagaatgTGATTCTTCTCTGAGTATTTATTCAGGTGATCCCCAGGTGTGGGtctctgctggttttggctgggacagagttaattttcttcatagtagcttgtatggggctgtgttttggatttgtgctggagacagtgttggtaacacagggatgttttagttactgctgagcagggcttacacacAGCcaaggccctttctgcttctcacaccagcCCCACCAGTGACTAGGCTgagggtgcacaaaaagttggtgggggacacagctgggacagctgaccccaactgaccaaagggatattccataccatatgatgtcatgctcagcaataaaactagggggGGAGACTGGCGGGGAGGACACTGCCCAGGGACTGACTGGGCATCGGtcggttggtggtgagcaattgttttcatttgcatcaattGTCTTTCTTGGGttgtatttttctgtctgttatttttttgcccttttccttataacaacaacaacaataataatattcttttagaaaaattattaaactgtttttatctcaacccatgagttttcttacttttacactttcgattctctcccccatcccgtGGGAGGGTGGGGAGTGGGTGAGCAGCCATGTGGTgtttagttgccggctggggttaaaccatgacaggtCTCGGCATTTTACCTTGCCTTCTCTTACAGATTGCTCGGCCAGCTCTTTTTGACCAGCACGTGGTGAATTCCATGGTGTCAGATATTGAAAAAGTTGATTTGAATAGTATTGGCTCTCAGGCACTCCTTGCAGTCTCAGGGAGCACAGATTCTGATGGGGAGGTCTACAGTGAATGTAAGTACATGGCAATATATTTGTATCATTAAAAGTAATTCACTGTTTCATTCGATGCCACACTAGTCTACTTGGGGATGGACTGAGTAAAGGGACACGTAGACACGGCATTCTCTAACCTAGCTCAGTGTTAACTTCAGAAAACCAATTGGTTGTCCTAGCATGTCCTACAAGAACAGAAGCTTGTGCTGGGAAGTCATCCCAATTAGACGACTTCAAATGGTGACTGAAACAATCATTTACACGTCAGTTGCTAAGTGTAATAAAACCTCTTTTGAAATTTTACCCTAGTCTCATGGGGATATTAGCACAGATATTAACACAGATCAGTTCTTGAAAGATGTCTCAAAAATTCCGTATCATTATGGCTTAATTTAATGGATATTTGAGCTGGTTTACTTTTTTGGCTAGGTatgaatagatatttttttttgctgaaagttGATCTTTGAAAAAATACGTAATTATCTATAAAGTGTAACAACTATTTTCATACACAAAATAGGGTGGAGTAAAGTACAAATTTTAAGGGTGTTAATTTTCATATGTATACCTGttgttgaaaaaaaaccacagtcatTTTCTCTATTAAAACGATAACTTTTGTCATAGGAACCATGTTGATCAGAGTTTAGAATGCTGAAAGGAGAGCAATAGCAATGTGTTGTCCTCTAAATATTGTTACTTTGATCATGAAAGTTTGTCCTCTTCAATGGTTCACAATCCTATTCGCATTTTCATTTGAGTTGCccgttttctattttttttgtagttgttttccatttttgttctttgtcttctctcacactcattaaaaaaaagaaaagggtaagCGAAATAACTGGTCATTCAGGCACTTTTTTGAAAATGAGAACTGAGGAAGTTAACTTTGCATTATATTGTGAGAAACTTATAAAACATAAGGGAAACCTTAGACAGTATACAGATCTGCCACATTACAGATAAAGCCTTACTACTAAATTTAGTAATAGAAAGCTTTTCAAGGTTGAAtttaaaaggaatagaaaataccagattttttttttgcttttattttcttgtaaaactTCATTGTCTTACAACGTGTATCATTGTAATGCTTAAGTAATTAATATATGTATGTGCGATGGATGCATGTCTGTTTCCTTTGCTGGAGAATTGCTTATTTCTTCACTGCTctaattctttgcttttcctttccatgcTACAATATTGTCATATGGCTGGTGAGTGGCTTTTTCTCACGTTCAGAATAGCATGGAATGATATGTTCTCCTTTTTACGTGGTAGATGACTCTATTACAGTGTTCCAAGAACTGAAGGACCTCCTAAAGAAGAATGCCACTGTGGAATCATTTATTGAATGGTTGGATACTGTGGTTGAGCAAAGGGTTATCAAGGTACCTTTCAAATGTTCTGCCTGACTCAAGACCAAATCCTACTCCCCTTACTCCTTACACAGTCCCTTTCTAATGCAGTCCCGTTGGTTTCCCACATGGGATTCTCATGTCTGCTCCCATCCCCTTACTGTAACAGAGGCGCTCTTCATTTGGTGTGAAAGATTCCAGTGCTGTTAGCTCTAATTAGTCATGTTGAGTGCTGTTGATGTGTGTTATGTGTGTTACAAACTAAGAAGTATCTTAACTAAAACATTAAAGTCAGCACTGTCATAAACTGTACATGAAAGAAACCCATCCACCTTAGCTGTGCTTGCAGAATCACAGGGGTATTTCTCAGTAAGGTAGGCAGAAGCCATTCCTTAGAGAAGCAATTCTTCCTTTCATGGTATTTGGATGGTACCATATGTGGTGTAAGTTAATGTACCAGATGGATTCAGAAGTAGCTAACCTGCAGAAGGATTTCTACAGACCAGGATGGAAGATACAGTTTTGTAGTTTTATAAGGTGCTTAATGTAGTAATCGGTAGTTTTGATGGGATTCTTTTCCTCGGTGATTTACAAGATGCTTTATAATCACAAGTATTTTATATGCATGTAATTATACAGGAATGATTACACTATAGCTCAGAATATGACCCTAATGAATGTAAACTAGAAGAATAAAATGTTACATGTTGCTTGCTGGTAGCTGAACACTGGTCTTCTCATCGGGTCTTGTTCTGTATGGAAATGCAATATCTTATCTGTCATTTTAGGGAGCATCTTGGTATGAATGGATGCAAGAGGAGGAGACAGTGCAGTTAGCTTTGACTGCCTTGCAGAAAGTGACTCTGCCACTTACAGAATAACCATGGGCAcgtcatttttcctttcttcacctgTTTTCCCAAATTTCAATGGAGACAGTGataatttccttcattttaaagcaCTCTGAGTTTCCTAATATTTGCTGTCATATGTGAGCAGCACAGTGAGGAGCTTTGGCTGATTCTGGGCAGCAGACCCAAAGCAAGTCCTCATACACACTTAACTGCACACAAAACTCACTCAAGCTGAGCAATCACCACTTATTTTAGAACCAAATGATGTGGTCTAAAATTGATTCCATAATTTCAGAAGACAATTCCTGATAAACAACCCAGGCAGAAATGGTGAAGCACTCTCCCCTTCAGCATCTACTATGTGATACTGTATTATTGAAATTAACAGGTATGGTTCCTAGCATTGTTTTCCTGTAGTTAAGGGTAAGAAATACCAGCAAATCCTGATATGAGGCTAGGTCAACTCAGCAGAAGCAAATAATTTACAGAACATGTAATCCTTCCATTGCTGTCTGCCTTCTGTTCATGCTGAAGAGTGGTTACTGTCAAACTcacaaaacaccttttttctgcttgctgtttGAGAAAGCAACAGGGCATACGTTACCACACAAATGAATCACTGCCAGAGCAAAGCAACAGTATGAAATGAGCAGCATTAAAAGGGTCGATATTACGATAGTAAACATACCATTTTGTAAGAGAAAGTCTGGCCAGAATTATGCAGATTACTTTAAAGTACAAAGACTAGTTTCTGTTCCCTGTTTATGTGGAATATCATAGTGccacagggtggttttttttgtctttctttctgcCCTGTACACCTGTATATTTACAGAACAATTTGACACCTTTAGTAATAGAATATCAGTAATTTATATACCTTTAGGACGCAGCAGAGCCCAAGCAGTGGCTGTTTGCTTCATCTAACATTGTCAGAGCTCTACTCTGGTTGCACTGAAAAGAGTGAATGCTGCTCTTCTTTACCACTTTAGGACACACATTGTGAAGACAGTTTGAATCAGGCAGCTTGATCCACCTTGCCACATCAGCCTGAGTCAAGGACTCCTTGAACTCTTAAGCATATTcagttctcctttcttctctcctgtgtaCAGAAAGCAAGTTAGTACACTTAACGTATTTTACTATTCTCTTTCAGGCAAGCAAGCAGAATGGGAGGTCATTAAAGAAGAGAGCTCAAGACTTCCTTCTCAAGTGGAGTTTTTTTGGTGCTCGAGTGATGCATAACCTAACTCTAAACAACGCGTCAAGTTTTGGTACCTGGGCTTTGTAAAAACAGTCCTATTTTGTACATATGTGCTAGCACTTAACAGCTTTCCACTATTTCTTGAGCAGAGGAACCTGTCCTAATCTAAAGATTCTTTAATCAAAGCCACAAATGCTGTGTAACATGTTGTTCAAACTAAGATTTCACAGTAAATGCTAGCAATATTTTGCTGGTGACCTgtgtcacattttcatttttaaaaggtatttttcttttgacttgcTGCTTGAAACTGCTTTGTCATTTCTGAGCTAGAAGCTCTGTTTGGTTTGATATGGCAATGGAAGTATAACAGTCTTCAGTATAGAAGACAGAGATTTAAATTATTAGTTTTACATGTGGAtcagttttgtaaaaaaatactgctgtataGAAGTTCTTGTGTATGGTATGTTTTCATAAAAGCAAAACGAATTTGACAGGTCACCACTCATTTAACTCTAGGGTCAGTAGACAGTCAATTCAACAGTGtttgtggcttttaaaaattaagattcaCATGTCCATCTttagaaatgtttacattttggGAGACTCTCAGAAAGaactttttataaaacaaaagatgGTAGAGCAAGTGAGACTCACTTTAAATCTAGTATATAATTTCCTAAGTTTAGTCATAGGTACATTGTTATCTAAAATTCAGAGGGTATTTGAAATGGCTATAAGGAGAGACACATTTTTAATGTGATATATCCTTGAAATGAGGTCAAAGACTTCACCAGTTATTGTCTGGTTATTTAGCACAAGGCAAACAGAAATAGAGCAGAGGCATTCTGGCAGACTTCGGCCTTATCTAGCTCCACTGTGTGCCCTCTTCAAGTATAAAGCATGTCTCACTTtcatcagtatttttctttgatgTAATTAGTGGTCAAATAGCCTACAGGACAGTAAACAATTGAGCTAGGTGGGCCAGTGCAAAGAGAGATTAGAGCTAGAAGTTAGGCACTATTCCTTGTTGGTCTTGCCAGGTCATTTAAAGTCCacaattatttgtttgtttcactCGCTTCTTGTAGAGTGGTGAGAGATGGTCAAAAAGATAACTCAGctactctctctctttctcctccaaAAGGTTCTTTTCATTTGATCCGCATGCTACTAGATGAGTACATCCTGCTCGCCATGGAGACACAGTTCAACAATGACAAAGAACAAGAACTCCAGAATCTACTGGacaaatatatgaaaaatttAGGTAACTAGAGCTTGGTTCTTTTAAATGTACTCCTGTATTTTCAGAAATTGGCATATTTGTTTAACTTTTAACAGAAGCAGGTTTACTGTCTTCTCCTCAATATGTAGTTATACACAACTTTGTCAAATTCACCTGAAAAGTTTGTGATCATTCACTCAGCAATTCATTCCCATCTTCCTACTATAGTTACTTTATAACATTTTGTGGGAATGTGAATACACTGGATCACTGAAATTATCTTGGATGAAACAAACACTTGTAGGTACATCTGAAGGGCTACAAGCTGAAGTATGGAAAGAGGTGTAAGTGGCAGAAAGGGCAGGAATTCCTAATCCAGTTTTTCTACCAAAGCTTAAATACGTAATTACACCTTAAACTAGGAATGTATTAAAAGTTACTAAAATGCAAATACCTGTGCAAGACTGGAACACAATTTTGGAGCCCTGTTTAGCATCTATCTGAAGTATTACTAtgtgaaagagaaacaaaatgcatttaaaacagtATCTTTAACATTTTCCATCAACCAGGGTCCTTCAAGGTTAGACAGTTTGAAGTCATATGCTCCAGGTCCTTTGCTATAAAATGGATGAATATTGATTTGAATCAAATTCTGGTCCAAGTTAATCCCTAAATATCCAGTGAAACTCGGCTGGGTtctactgaattaatttttattaacattaacACCAGCAAtcaatttttaactttttggtTGTTGTTACTCTAAATCTGCAATTTGCTGCAAGAAACTTGCGTAGAAATTGTCTGACGGTAGATGCTACgcttttgcttttaattcagcctacaggaaaaaaaaattgtcctatATAACAGTTGTCTTACCCTTGGATACTTAGGTGAAGTACTTGAAACCATAACGTAAAGTCATGGTTTCCACTGAAGAATAGCAAAATTTCCACTGACGTTATCAATAGtctgcagaaaactgaaaaactgctgagtataacaatttttttttctctagatattAGTGTGAAAATAGAGTTCAAGCATTCTAAAATTGCCATTGTTAATTCTTTAGGATGAGCTGTCACGAGCCTGAGTCACTCTTAGTGCAATTTACTTGACGTGATTGCTGACTTTTATTTCAAGGGAATAAATCTGATTCATTGCTTCACTATGATGGCTTCACTAAGGAGCTGATACTCCTGATACATCTGTGATGTAGATCAGGTCAGGGGATGTGATACAAACAGTTCCACTGGAAAGATCAAGACTACAGCAATATTTGTAATAATTGGCTACATGCAAAATATGGAGGCTTCACTGGGTTTTAAAATAATCAACCAAAGATAAGAGCAGCTCATATGCTATTAATATACTAGTGGTGCATTTATGGGCAACAAGCATACGTAACAGCCACCAAGAGTTTTCCCTTACTCTTCCAGATGCAAGCAAAGCCACCTTTACTGCATCACCAAGCTCTTGCTTCCTAGCAAATCGTAACAAAGCTGCTCCTCTGCCCAGTGACACTTCTGTCAAAAATGAGTGTCTGGCAGAGCAAACCTACGTGTCCTTGTCAGCTAGCCAGCCCAGCAGTGTGTCTTCTGGTCTCAACCCCTTTGTCACAGGAGACAGTGAGAATATGCAGCTGACAGGTATGTATCAGTTCTtctagtttttctttctcttgcttgttAGACTTTCAGTCCACAGTAACACGATGCTGTAGGAGGAGCAATGACCATATGCATTTATAATGACCTCTAGTAAAGAATGTTTCCTGAGCTCATCCTCTGTGCTGATTTACAGAAGGTAGCAATTGTAGAGCCCTGCCAGTAATAGATCCGCTTGGAACAACGGTAAAATGATCCTATACCTCTTGGCTTGTCGAGGTTCTTGTGAGGAGAGAATGAACAGTAACACCTGGAGCACACAAGTCTTGTAACTGCTGGAATTTCCCACTGAATGTGGCAGTCTCCAGGCTGGAGAATGTAAGTGGGAGGCCTTATAGCCTGAAGCCATTGATTAAAGAGTATGTTGTGTAGGTGGGGGCCAACGCACATCCTTTGTAAAGGTTTCAGATGTGCTGTACACTTCACTGGAGGGTTAGTGTCTTAACAGATACGCTCTATTCAGCAGTACTGCAGTATGAACTATAATCACGGCTAATGCTTATTTATTCCAGGTCAGATGGAGATGTCTCAAAGCACTGGTCCCCTGATGACTCCACCCATTTCACCAGCCATGGTCAGCCGAGGAAGTGTTATCAACCAGGGGCCAATGGCTGTGAGACCTCCAAGTGTAGGTCAAGTGTTATCCACACATTCACAGTGCTCTTCCTACTCAGAGCCCCTTTATCAGACTTTGTCACAAACTAATCAGAATTACTATGGAAACAATTCCAATTACCAGGCTGTGTTCAGAACTCAGGCCCATTCCACTTCAGGAGTTTACCACCACAGAGCAGAGCATAACCGATTCAATGCCTTGAGTGAACAGCAGTTCTCCAGAGACTACTTCAGCAACAGTTGTGCTGTGTCTCCATACAATGCCAGATCCCCTTCCAGCTATGGTCCATCATCCATGTCTCAGGACACACACAATATGCAGTTTCTGAATACTGGGAGTTTCAATTTCTTGAGCAACTCAGTGTCTACATGCCCAGGAGCAGCATATCCCACTAATGCTTCCAATggtattaatatatatttttattttttcttctgtttctctgtccTTGCTGGAGTAAAAcacttctctgcttctttctatggaaaatgttttttggcttttatttataCCTTCCTGTTTCCCATTTCTATGATGACACACAGAGATTGTAAAGTGGCTTAACAAGATACTTaaggatttattttcctctggtaAATCCTCAACTGACCTCAAACGCATCTGATGCACCTATGCTAATCTTCCTTTGGCACCACCACCATGTCTCGTGCAAAGGAAGCAAAACCAGGATAACCTTGTGATTTAACAATCTCTTGAAAAGTCCACAAAACTTCTACTATGAAATAGAGCAGGCATAAGATACCTTACCTCTGGGACCAGCATAGTACACCGTTCTGGTCACAGGGTCAGGATGGTCAAAGGAATCATAAAAATGTGCATTAACATTAGTTTGAACTTTGGCCCTAATACTTCTCATACGTATAGTTATTCCCTCAACCTGCTTCAGAGATATAGTCAGCAAAAACACCTCCCTCTTCTGGAGGAAAGACACAGTGGAAATGTTGCCTTTATATGGATTCGTATATGCAGTAAATATGTATTACCATCCAGATTTTCTTTCCACATATACTTTCCTTGATTGTGAGCTTCAGAAGGGAGCACTGAACTGTGGATAGGAGTCCCCATGGTGTCTCTCATAGCCACTGATTGCAGGCTGCTATTTGATTCTGAACTTAGAATGGAAGGGCAATTCTGAACTGAAGGCATGACTGAACTCTTAGGATGTTTTTGCTCCCTTGTTACTACCCCTCTTTTGGGTCTGTCATTGCGTACCTTACTAAAGTTTCTAGGATATATGTGTACATAAATAATCTTATTCTCAAGGGATTCAGACGGTAACACCTTTTTTCCCAGGTTATCACAGGCTCCTACCCTTTCTCTTCAACAGTAGTTTCACTCTGCTTTTTTCTAATCTCCTGTCAATAGGATATTATGGAAACAATATAAATTATCCAGAATCTCACAGACTTGGAACAATGGTGGATCAGCATGTTTCTGTAATCAGCAGTGTAAGCAGCATTCGATCATTGCCATCATACAATGATATACATGATCCACTGAATATTTTGGATGACAGCggaagaaaacaaacaggctCATACTACACGGAGTCCTCACCTTCAATTGTCTGTCGGACTCCTATGCGTAAGTATAGCCAATGACTGAGGAAGAACTGTGAACCTTTTAGCATCCTAACAAGTGCTGAGCATTGATCTGTGACTTCCATATATAGCATATAAGATGCAATATAGAGATAAAATAGCTCAGTACCCAGGATGCATCATAAGAtgtgttttccttaaaattgcAGGACAGTGGGTTTAATAACTCTTTGCTCCATAGGAGGACTATGGTCTGTTGTCCATAAGGAGTGGAATGACTGGCCTGAATTGCAGAAAAATCCACGATAGGAAACACTTTCTAACTATTGAGTGAGCTAATAATGGACTGGGCTTTTCCAATGGTTCTTAAGGATCCTCACTATCAAACAGATCAAATGAATGCCTGGGTCAGGGATGTCTAGATATATACTTCCTGTGGTATAGTCCCTTCCTGTCCTATATTTCAACAACTTCGTGTATTAGGCAAAGCTCCCATGGACAGTGAATTTTAGGTGAAGTTACCTAACCTCAAAGGGTTTGGTGTGGTATATGCATTAAACAATGGCAGCTGAGTTTGGCCTCATATTCCAAAAAGGGTTGCATGGAAGATATAAACCAGGGCACCACTGGTTTCTCCACAAGATTACCTCTTCCTACTACTTACCTGTTAACCTTGCGCAGAAGATCAGACATTACTTGCCTCATTAAGGCTCTGCAAGAATTCAGTGCTCAGTTCTTTAAAGGATGCTAAAGAGGGGTTAAAAACCCCAGCACCACCATGCAGGGACTGTGCCCTTCAAGTATCTTCTGTATTCTGTGTTGATATGTGCCAGGTGGTGGCAGTGGTACCACCAATGAATATGGGCCTGAATGGTGCAAGATATGGAAAGAGGAGTATAGTGCACGTAAATAGCTTTGCACAATTTTCACAGAAGATGGCTCATATGCAAGCTGCAAACTTCAGGCCTGAAGCTGGATTTTTAGTAGCATTCACTTATACATGGGTTTTGACCTATTCCCTGTTGGCAGGAAGAACCACTGCAGAAAAGTTATAGAAGTATAGGTAAATTGAGTGAAATATAGACGTGTTgacatttctgttcttcagatggTGTGCCTGGTAAATCAGGGTTTCCATCAGATGAAATTCGACtgtcttttttattaaattcaatAGATAGAAAACTTGCAATGAtggtaactttttttccccacagcttcAAACATGCAAACCACATCTTCTTCCCAGTGTATGTATGGAACATCTGGTCAGTTCTCTTCTCAGGAAAATCTGGAGTCCCATGGCCCACCAAGCAGAGATATGGTGTCATCTTTACCACCAATCAACACCGTCTTCAtgggagcagctgctggaggaaccTGAACTGGGAGAGACATGTCAGTGCCTTAAGCTTACTTTCCAAATCCGGACATTAAGGCTGTGATGACAATCCCCTTCAAGTTGGTAGAATAGAAAAGTATTACATATAGGTGTTAAAGGAGCCATTTTAGAGATATTAGCAGCcctccacacaaaaaaaattactatattcAGATTGGGTCCTGCTTATGAATCACTCAGAATTGTTTTTACCATTCCAGCTTCTCAGTCAGAAATTCAGAGTAAGCAGAAAGAGCCAGTGATTCTTGCAAGCAAGACTGCTGTAAAGAAATTATTACATCTATTCCTAACttattaaaaatgctattttagtCTTTCCCTtatatctttttatataaaaatgtttatttaatgcCTGTGTTGCTCATTATTTATTAGGACCACAGAGTAACTGTTTACTTTCTCTTATTTGACAGATTGTCAAATGTATGTATCCTACCTCCTATGGAAATGTTTACAAGGtcaatttttactgttttaaatgaaACTAAGCCAAATTCTTAAGTTTTTTAATGTTGTGCTCTGGAAATTCAATTTCAAATGTTTAGTGCCTACTTGTGTAAGTGAAGTcctcaggaaataaataaaacatattatggggatttttttcttttaaagtaaaccactttctcttaaaataaaaccaaaaaaaccatgtGAATATCATAAGCTAAATAATTGCAGTAGCCTCCTACTGTGGCTGGATAACTGAAACAAATGAAACTGTGCCACAAAATATCATGGGATTTCAAAATTAATTGTGGTATGAGCCCAAAATTTCTACTGGTggaagaggatgaaaaaaaatgcaaccctCTAGATCagttattataataaaaaatattttccaagtgcCATGATATTCAGTATACCAACATGCATTTATGTATGTTTCTGGATAAACCAGGTGAAGAATATTTACATATGGTATTAAAGAGGACAGAGAAGAGAACAGACTTACAAAACAAGCTTCTTGCTATGCATTCATGAAAGAACAGGTATTATGTTATAATC comes from Numenius arquata chromosome 7, bNumArq3.hap1.1, whole genome shotgun sequence and encodes:
- the RFX6 gene encoding DNA-binding protein RFX6; its protein translation is MAKGPEQEDAFLHLPAAQAAPSAAQEESYTGLAGRGLLPFAQEGLCAAAGAQRGLSEPALPAGIKSETRFNSQALSSEEEDADPGDGALKAADRSPSAKRSITQIMKDKKKQTQLTLQWLEENYIVCEGVCLPRCILYAHYLDFCRKEKLEPACAATFGKTIRQKFPLLTTRRLGTRGHSKYHYYGIGIKESSAYYHSVYSGKGLTRFSGSKLKNEGGFTRKYSLSSKTGTLLPEFPSAQHLLLQGCISKDKVDTLIMMYKTHCQCVLDNAINGNFEEIQHFLLHFWQGMPDHLLPLLENPIIVDIFCVCDSILYKVLTDVLIPATMQEMPESLLADIRNFAKNWEQWVVSSLENLPENLTDKKLPIARRFVSSLKRQTSFLHLAQIARPALFDQHVVNSMVSDIEKVDLNSIGSQALLAVSGSTDSDGEVYSEYDSITVFQELKDLLKKNATVESFIEWLDTVVEQRVIKASKQNGRSLKKRAQDFLLKWSFFGARVMHNLTLNNASSFGSFHLIRMLLDEYILLAMETQFNNDKEQELQNLLDKYMKNLDASKATFTASPSSCFLANRNKAAPLPSDTSVKNECLAEQTYVSLSASQPSSVSSGLNPFVTGDSENMQLTGQMEMSQSTGPLMTPPISPAMVSRGSVINQGPMAVRPPSVGQVLSTHSQCSSYSEPLYQTLSQTNQNYYGNNSNYQAVFRTQAHSTSGVYHHRAEHNRFNALSEQQFSRDYFSNSCAVSPYNARSPSSYGPSSMSQDTHNMQFLNTGSFNFLSNSVSTCPGAAYPTNASNGYYGNNINYPESHRLGTMVDQHVSVISSVSSIRSLPSYNDIHDPLNILDDSGRKQTGSYYTESSPSIVCRTPMPSNMQTTSSSQCMYGTSGQFSSQENLESHGPPSRDMVSSLPPINTVFMGAAAGGT